In Aequorivita sp. H23M31, a single window of DNA contains:
- a CDS encoding lipocalin-like domain-containing protein has translation MKRLMSVFFIAVLFVACSSDDDNKSQATLVGSWTLVELNAALPIDFNNDGTANRNIMKEIPCYEGHASFTEDGNYLLTLSKVNAEIDGGIWNIECDGSVVNSGTYTLDGDQLTINPDNPDEESSTTTIDLNNNTVRYSMEAGDLGTVEFVLKRD, from the coding sequence ATGAAACGATTAATGAGTGTATTTTTTATTGCCGTTTTATTTGTAGCATGTTCATCAGACGATGATAATAAATCCCAAGCTACACTTGTAGGAAGTTGGACTTTGGTGGAATTAAATGCTGCACTTCCAATAGACTTCAATAATGATGGAACCGCCAACCGCAACATTATGAAAGAAATTCCCTGTTACGAAGGCCATGCTTCTTTTACGGAAGACGGAAATTACCTTCTTACTTTAAGTAAGGTGAATGCGGAAATTGACGGCGGTATATGGAATATTGAGTGTGACGGAAGTGTTGTAAATTCAGGTACCTATACTCTGGATGGTGACCAACTTACGATAAACCCCGACAATCCAGATGAGGAATCGAGTACAACTACTATTGATTTAAATAATAACACGGTTAGATATTCAATGGAAGCCGGAGATTTAGGAACGGTAGAGTTTGTTTTGAAACGTGATTAA
- a CDS encoding toll/interleukin-1 receptor domain-containing protein, whose product MNLLTLKRLAVYLLTFFVILGLSFAFAGIWKQWDRGIYRSLYMDNDSATEKLSGKIMVVDLEKPEMDSKDASLGVFRKRIISFLNTVAHRVEDKKEYPRAVILDISFSKDSIELKELKKALVSLKDQGVKIYAVYSLKSYFENEMLGFQANDVQQATVLYDSVFDGGRLHAGFRIDDDLITYPSDIFINGAFDTVKIESVIKRVVLDDRDADYIPEFRQFVAPLGPIEPMYAHTYNFEEATGEDLIGKFVPDSPESSSLDLRDKFIIVGDLKHDYQQDLGMARTYIMAWALNERIIDSKIAKQPLDSVAIIIGQTIFFSLFTVLIFAFLFKYWKGLQTKPKIIAVLAFVVGLVFFILYGILIYNFDRIIPIGLTLIGMVIATLLAWRFAYKFLVTGIAEGSQKYDVFISYSHGNSDWVKKNVLEPLRGYRKPNGDKLNIFFDEKSIGVGEAFTSKYMWAIVDSKYFLPVISEEYYKKNHCRNEMDLAYKRYVEKLLLLLPIAFSYQAVPEIYNQINFADITATPNFMDKIKEELEK is encoded by the coding sequence ATGAACCTTCTTACCCTTAAACGACTCGCCGTTTATCTACTCACTTTCTTTGTGATCCTTGGTCTCTCTTTTGCCTTCGCTGGTATCTGGAAGCAATGGGATAGGGGCATTTATAGATCGCTTTATATGGATAATGATTCCGCAACAGAGAAACTTAGTGGGAAAATTATGGTTGTCGATCTCGAGAAACCCGAAATGGACTCTAAAGATGCTTCCTTGGGAGTTTTCAGAAAACGTATTATTTCCTTTCTTAACACCGTAGCACACCGTGTTGAGGATAAGAAGGAATATCCGCGAGCGGTAATATTGGATATTTCTTTTTCAAAGGACTCCATAGAATTAAAGGAACTAAAGAAGGCACTGGTTTCCTTAAAGGATCAGGGAGTTAAAATATATGCCGTCTATAGTTTAAAAAGTTATTTTGAAAATGAAATGTTGGGTTTTCAAGCAAATGATGTCCAGCAAGCGACGGTTTTGTACGATAGCGTCTTCGATGGAGGTAGATTACACGCAGGTTTTAGGATAGATGACGATCTAATAACTTATCCGTCAGATATTTTTATAAATGGAGCTTTCGATACGGTGAAAATTGAATCGGTCATTAAACGTGTGGTCTTAGATGATAGGGATGCTGATTATATTCCAGAATTTCGGCAATTTGTCGCCCCTCTTGGACCAATTGAGCCTATGTACGCCCACACTTATAACTTTGAAGAAGCCACCGGTGAAGATTTAATAGGAAAATTTGTTCCAGATAGTCCAGAAAGTTCTTCCTTAGATTTACGTGATAAATTCATTATTGTTGGGGATTTAAAACACGATTACCAGCAGGATTTAGGAATGGCTCGAACTTATATAATGGCGTGGGCACTAAATGAAAGAATAATTGATAGTAAAATTGCAAAACAACCACTGGATTCCGTGGCAATTATAATCGGTCAAACCATTTTCTTCAGTTTATTTACCGTCCTGATATTTGCCTTTCTTTTTAAATACTGGAAAGGATTACAAACCAAGCCGAAAATCATAGCTGTTTTAGCTTTTGTGGTGGGATTGGTTTTTTTCATTCTTTATGGAATTCTCATTTATAATTTTGATAGAATAATTCCTATTGGCCTAACTCTTATTGGGATGGTAATTGCTACACTTTTAGCCTGGCGATTTGCGTATAAGTTTTTAGTTACTGGCATTGCCGAAGGGTCACAGAAATATGATGTGTTTATAAGCTACTCGCACGGTAATAGTGACTGGGTAAAGAAAAATGTGCTAGAGCCATTGAGGGGATATAGAAAACCCAATGGTGATAAGCTGAACATTTTTTTTGATGAGAAAAGTATAGGTGTTGGCGAGGCGTTTACTTCAAAATATATGTGGGCCATTGTCGATTCTAAATATTTTCTTCCCGTAATTTCAGAAGAATATTACAAAAAGAACCACTGTCGTAATGAAATGGACCTAGCGTATAAACGATATGTGGAAAAACTGCTTCTTTTGCTCCCTATTGCGTTTTCGTATCAAGCAGTCCCCGAAATTTATAATCAGATTAATTTTGCCGATATAACTGCAACTCCCAATTTCATGGATAAAATTAAGGAGGAATTGGAGAAATAG
- a CDS encoding TlpA family protein disulfide reductase, which produces MKRRSIFFALAVSLFIGCVEKEKTGKENFSEFLKAYSDKLSIEYDVDYRIKFFDYDDTTKLKAHCILIKSEKDSLFGGYIWYSRKDSLNNFTKYYDLSDLYYIDHNKKEVTRFDLEKNPPSSITGMVDGEVININFLNPQKLKKAATDSSNVISYSKENDIEKIQIRVKDDPPVINQSLELIIDSSNNHILRKTYQAELDNLIQYNQWDLYNIQFNTSTAKDLENRFQALTKQYIFKDFKPRTEEETAPLKNGSKVPKFKGEYFPQRKELFKSTDLKDKIVLFDFWYRSCQPCVQTIPQLNRLHQKYKDQNIKIIGLNPFDNDSVSKTKLLDFIKYHKMDYPIVFVDSTTVKKFNVWSYPTLFMTDKNGKIVYSKTGYDENTEKEIDSILKVIQ; this is translated from the coding sequence ATGAAACGCAGATCTATCTTTTTCGCATTGGCAGTCTCTCTTTTTATTGGATGTGTGGAAAAGGAGAAAACTGGAAAGGAAAACTTTTCTGAATTTCTTAAAGCGTATTCGGATAAACTTTCCATTGAATATGATGTTGATTATAGAATTAAGTTTTTCGATTATGACGATACTACCAAATTAAAAGCGCATTGCATTCTTATTAAATCTGAAAAAGATTCCCTCTTTGGCGGATACATTTGGTATAGCCGCAAAGACAGTCTGAATAACTTTACAAAATATTACGACCTATCCGATCTCTATTACATTGACCACAATAAAAAAGAAGTTACTCGATTTGATCTTGAAAAAAATCCTCCATCCTCCATTACAGGGATGGTCGATGGTGAAGTTATTAACATCAATTTCCTAAATCCTCAGAAATTAAAAAAGGCTGCCACGGATTCTTCAAACGTTATTTCTTATTCAAAGGAAAATGACATTGAAAAGATTCAAATAAGAGTAAAAGACGATCCTCCAGTGATCAATCAGTCTTTAGAACTCATAATAGATTCTTCTAACAATCACATTCTAAGGAAAACCTACCAAGCAGAATTGGATAATCTCATTCAGTATAATCAGTGGGACTTATACAATATCCAATTTAACACCTCAACTGCGAAAGACTTAGAAAATCGGTTCCAAGCGCTTACAAAGCAATACATATTCAAAGATTTCAAACCTCGCACTGAAGAAGAAACTGCGCCTTTAAAAAATGGTTCCAAAGTCCCAAAGTTTAAAGGAGAGTACTTTCCACAGAGAAAAGAGCTCTTTAAATCCACTGATCTTAAAGACAAGATTGTACTTTTCGATTTTTGGTACCGCTCATGTCAGCCATGTGTTCAAACCATTCCACAACTCAACAGATTGCATCAAAAATATAAAGATCAGAACATAAAGATCATTGGGCTCAACCCATTTGATAATGATTCTGTTTCCAAGACGAAACTTTTGGATTTTATAAAATATCATAAAATGGATTATCCAATTGTTTTCGTAGATTCGACTACAGTCAAAAAATTCAACGTCTGGAGCTATCCTACTTTATTTATGACTGATAAAAATGGAAAAATTGTCTACTCGAAAACGGGATATGATGAAAATACCGAAAAAGAAATCGATAGTATTTTGAAAGTTATTCAATAA